In Electrophorus electricus isolate fEleEle1 chromosome 12, fEleEle1.pri, whole genome shotgun sequence, a single window of DNA contains:
- the nkrf gene encoding NF-kappa-B-repressing factor isoform X2: MVWVNHVFLGCRYGPQLMQRVLEMAEGIHVGEMPSYELVPSTEAKKRPNSSDGRDEPMRKMPVSKFGSRPRFEPVHFVSGGSCSSIGGVGRNDEKENEKERRSEKLNSGRQREAEQPYDSTRGHFSFDRGPYGYDSWNDRRGKDISFSGKSGLGYGGRGPGANFMGRMQQEYTARYEAHAARQADSPSQSSRYDGYAGSRSGGWDSGRQGLGFGHQDRPSCSRPFTRVYDSPSRSSPGLLPTPSLPTPVLPATLEEKQRLIARVSSAIAATLRDPVFVSGPDAPNYNFILSRSIQACKTNPEYIYVNLRDIPPSDLPKNRKVPSEGYACELRCSCVYLATGYSGSKNGARDRASEQAVKLFMKPVEVRVVQRQYKRNYVNDMVVCQLNTPTPALVPPLRNPEDNPPPNTKGQYVPDKSKHWTEFVIMENAHDAICILNNSAAYNRMKIDYTFDPIPNSNMWLCSVYLQDELVAQARGTKKSSKHAAAEEAVKKLRMNQAARQEQQEYHHHHQQQLQQQQQPQQQLQQQQFSQGNHNSEPPTGRFGQHGGRKKHLSELVILENSDNAICIINDTAQFNKVSADYKFTVLPDHRWRCEVYIEGQFVAAGIGPKKTVKHVAAEEAIATLKRTQAVVKSNLRKEGNADAISRNQIIARSGEESMRQEIKEDNIGNQLLRKMGWTGGGLGREGEGIAEPIMVKEQFTREGLGMDMDRHGNQLTKRDIEDIIRNYACSDRQDDLRFSTELNNDERKQIHQVSQKYGLRSKSYGQGRQRFLVVSRRVQKEQLIGQLLQEGQVGRYELVKPQASH; encoded by the exons ATGGTGTGGGTGAACCATGTGTTCTTGGGATGCAG GTATGGCCCACAACTGATGCAGAGAGTGCTTGAGATGGCAGAGGGGATTCATGTTGGCGAAATGCCCTCCTATGAATTAGTCCCAAGTACTGAAGCAAAAAAGAGGCCGAATTCATCTGATGGAA GAGACGAGCCAATGAGGAAGATGCCCGTGTCCAAATTTGGCTCTAGACCACGCTTCGAGCCGGTGCACTTTGTTAGCGGCGGAAGTTGCAGCAGCATTGGTGGAGTGGGACGCAATGATGAGAAGGAGAACGAGAAGGAACGCAGGAGCGAGAAGCTGAACAGCGGGAGGCAGCGGGAGGCTGAGCAGCCGTATGACAGCACTCGCGGCCATTTCTCGTTCGACAGGGGACCGTACGGCTATGATTCCTGGAACGACCGCAGAGGCAAAGACATTTCTTTCAGTGGGAAGAGTGGGCTCGGCTATGGCGGCAGAGGGCCTGGTGCAAACTTTATGGGGAGAATGCAGCAAGAGTATACTGCCAGGTATGAGGCCCATGCAGCAAGGCAGGCAGACTCGCCTTCCCAAAGCAGTAGATACGATGGATATGCAGGGAGCAGGTCCGGAGGCTGGGATTCTGGACGGCAAGGTTTGGGCTTTGGTCATCAGGACAGACCATCATGTAGCAGGCCCTTCACCAGAGTCTATGACAGTCCAAGCAGGAGCAGCCCTGGCCTGCTCCCTACACCGTCTCTGCCAACCCCTGTGCTTCCAGCAACACTGGAGGAGAAACAAAGGCTAATTGCCAGGGTTTCATCTGCTATAGCAGCTACTCTCCGGGATCCTGTATTTGTGAGTGGACCTGATGCCCCAAATTACAATTTTATTCTCAGTCGCAGCATTCAAGCTTGTAAAACCAACCCAGAGTACATATATGTCAACTTAAGGGATATCCCTCCTTCTGACCTGCCTAAGAACAGGAAAGTACCATCTGAAGGGTATGCCTGTGAGCTGCGTTGTTCGTGTGTGTACCTCGCCACGGGGTACTCTGGTAGTAAAAATGGTGCCAGAGACCGCGCGTCAGAGCAGGCGGTCAAACTCTTTATGAAGCCAGTGGAGGTTCGTGTTGTGCAGCGTCAGTACAAGCGCAATTATGTCAATGACATGGTGGTGTGCCAGCTAAACACTCCAACCCCAGCCTTAGTTCCACCTCTGCGCAACCCAGAGGACAACCCGCCACCCAACACCAAGGGTCAGTATGTGCCTGACAAAAGCAAACACTGGACAGAGTTTGTCATTATGGAGAACGCCCATGACGCCATCTGCATCCTCAACAATTCGGCCGCCTACAACCGCATGAAAATCGATTATACGTTCGACCCGATCCCTAACAGCAACATGTGGCTGTGTAGCGTCTACCTGCAGGACGAGCTTGTGGCTCAGGCCAGAGGGACGAAGAAGAGTTCCAAGCACGCTGCAGCTGAGGAGGCCGTGAAGAAGCTGCGAATGAACCAGGCAGCTCGCCAGGAGCAACAGgaataccaccaccaccaccagcagcagctgcagcagcagcagcagccgcaGCAGCAGCTGCAACAGCAGCAGTTTTCTCAAGGGAACCACAACTCTGAGCCGCCCACTGGCCGCTTTGGTCAGCACGGTGGCCGAAAGAAGCACCTCAGTGAACTGGTTATTTTAGAAAACTCCGACAACGCCATTTGCATCATCAATGACACTGCTCAGTTCAACAAGGTATCTGCTGACTACAAATTTACCGTGCTACCAGACCATCGCTGGAGATGTGAAGTTTATATAGAGGGTCAGTTTGTGGCTGCTGGCATTGGTCCAAAGAAGACTGTCAAACACGTTGCAGCAGAGGAGGCCATTGCCACACTGAAACGGACACAAGCAGTGGTCAAATCTAACCTCAGGAAGGAGGGTAATGCGGATGCCATTTCCCGAAATCAAATTATAGCTCGCTCTGGGGAGGAGTCCATGCGACAAGAGATCAAAGAGGATAACATTGGCAACCAATTGCTTCGCAAGATGGGTTGGACAGGTGGTGGGTTGGGCCGAGAGGGAGAGGGTATTGCAGAGCCAATCATGGTAAAGGAACAGTTTACCAGGGAAGGACTTGGTATGGACATGGATAGGCATGGGAACCAGCTGACTAAGCGTGATATTGAGGACATCATACGTAATTATGCTTGTTCAGACCGCCAAGATGACCTGCGCTTTTCCACT
- the nkrf gene encoding NF-kappa-B-repressing factor isoform X1 encodes MQRVLEMAEGIHVGEMPSYELVPSTEAKKRPNSSDGRDEPMRKMPVSKFGSRPRFEPVHFVSGGSCSSIGGVGRNDEKENEKERRSEKLNSGRQREAEQPYDSTRGHFSFDRGPYGYDSWNDRRGKDISFSGKSGLGYGGRGPGANFMGRMQQEYTARYEAHAARQADSPSQSSRYDGYAGSRSGGWDSGRQGLGFGHQDRPSCSRPFTRVYDSPSRSSPGLLPTPSLPTPVLPATLEEKQRLIARVSSAIAATLRDPVFVSGPDAPNYNFILSRSIQACKTNPEYIYVNLRDIPPSDLPKNRKVPSEGYACELRCSCVYLATGYSGSKNGARDRASEQAVKLFMKPVEVRVVQRQYKRNYVNDMVVCQLNTPTPALVPPLRNPEDNPPPNTKGQYVPDKSKHWTEFVIMENAHDAICILNNSAAYNRMKIDYTFDPIPNSNMWLCSVYLQDELVAQARGTKKSSKHAAAEEAVKKLRMNQAARQEQQEYHHHHQQQLQQQQQPQQQLQQQQFSQGNHNSEPPTGRFGQHGGRKKHLSELVILENSDNAICIINDTAQFNKVSADYKFTVLPDHRWRCEVYIEGQFVAAGIGPKKTVKHVAAEEAIATLKRTQAVVKSNLRKEGNADAISRNQIIARSGEESMRQEIKEDNIGNQLLRKMGWTGGGLGREGEGIAEPIMVKEQFTREGLGMDMDRHGNQLTKRDIEDIIRNYACSDRQDDLRFSTELNNDERKQIHQVSQKYGLRSKSYGQGRQRFLVVSRRVQKEQLIGQLLQEGQVGRYELVKPQASH; translated from the exons ATGCAGAGAGTGCTTGAGATGGCAGAGGGGATTCATGTTGGCGAAATGCCCTCCTATGAATTAGTCCCAAGTACTGAAGCAAAAAAGAGGCCGAATTCATCTGATGGAA GAGACGAGCCAATGAGGAAGATGCCCGTGTCCAAATTTGGCTCTAGACCACGCTTCGAGCCGGTGCACTTTGTTAGCGGCGGAAGTTGCAGCAGCATTGGTGGAGTGGGACGCAATGATGAGAAGGAGAACGAGAAGGAACGCAGGAGCGAGAAGCTGAACAGCGGGAGGCAGCGGGAGGCTGAGCAGCCGTATGACAGCACTCGCGGCCATTTCTCGTTCGACAGGGGACCGTACGGCTATGATTCCTGGAACGACCGCAGAGGCAAAGACATTTCTTTCAGTGGGAAGAGTGGGCTCGGCTATGGCGGCAGAGGGCCTGGTGCAAACTTTATGGGGAGAATGCAGCAAGAGTATACTGCCAGGTATGAGGCCCATGCAGCAAGGCAGGCAGACTCGCCTTCCCAAAGCAGTAGATACGATGGATATGCAGGGAGCAGGTCCGGAGGCTGGGATTCTGGACGGCAAGGTTTGGGCTTTGGTCATCAGGACAGACCATCATGTAGCAGGCCCTTCACCAGAGTCTATGACAGTCCAAGCAGGAGCAGCCCTGGCCTGCTCCCTACACCGTCTCTGCCAACCCCTGTGCTTCCAGCAACACTGGAGGAGAAACAAAGGCTAATTGCCAGGGTTTCATCTGCTATAGCAGCTACTCTCCGGGATCCTGTATTTGTGAGTGGACCTGATGCCCCAAATTACAATTTTATTCTCAGTCGCAGCATTCAAGCTTGTAAAACCAACCCAGAGTACATATATGTCAACTTAAGGGATATCCCTCCTTCTGACCTGCCTAAGAACAGGAAAGTACCATCTGAAGGGTATGCCTGTGAGCTGCGTTGTTCGTGTGTGTACCTCGCCACGGGGTACTCTGGTAGTAAAAATGGTGCCAGAGACCGCGCGTCAGAGCAGGCGGTCAAACTCTTTATGAAGCCAGTGGAGGTTCGTGTTGTGCAGCGTCAGTACAAGCGCAATTATGTCAATGACATGGTGGTGTGCCAGCTAAACACTCCAACCCCAGCCTTAGTTCCACCTCTGCGCAACCCAGAGGACAACCCGCCACCCAACACCAAGGGTCAGTATGTGCCTGACAAAAGCAAACACTGGACAGAGTTTGTCATTATGGAGAACGCCCATGACGCCATCTGCATCCTCAACAATTCGGCCGCCTACAACCGCATGAAAATCGATTATACGTTCGACCCGATCCCTAACAGCAACATGTGGCTGTGTAGCGTCTACCTGCAGGACGAGCTTGTGGCTCAGGCCAGAGGGACGAAGAAGAGTTCCAAGCACGCTGCAGCTGAGGAGGCCGTGAAGAAGCTGCGAATGAACCAGGCAGCTCGCCAGGAGCAACAGgaataccaccaccaccaccagcagcagctgcagcagcagcagcagccgcaGCAGCAGCTGCAACAGCAGCAGTTTTCTCAAGGGAACCACAACTCTGAGCCGCCCACTGGCCGCTTTGGTCAGCACGGTGGCCGAAAGAAGCACCTCAGTGAACTGGTTATTTTAGAAAACTCCGACAACGCCATTTGCATCATCAATGACACTGCTCAGTTCAACAAGGTATCTGCTGACTACAAATTTACCGTGCTACCAGACCATCGCTGGAGATGTGAAGTTTATATAGAGGGTCAGTTTGTGGCTGCTGGCATTGGTCCAAAGAAGACTGTCAAACACGTTGCAGCAGAGGAGGCCATTGCCACACTGAAACGGACACAAGCAGTGGTCAAATCTAACCTCAGGAAGGAGGGTAATGCGGATGCCATTTCCCGAAATCAAATTATAGCTCGCTCTGGGGAGGAGTCCATGCGACAAGAGATCAAAGAGGATAACATTGGCAACCAATTGCTTCGCAAGATGGGTTGGACAGGTGGTGGGTTGGGCCGAGAGGGAGAGGGTATTGCAGAGCCAATCATGGTAAAGGAACAGTTTACCAGGGAAGGACTTGGTATGGACATGGATAGGCATGGGAACCAGCTGACTAAGCGTGATATTGAGGACATCATACGTAATTATGCTTGTTCAGACCGCCAAGATGACCTGCGCTTTTCCACT